The proteins below are encoded in one region of Hordeum vulgare subsp. vulgare chromosome 3H, MorexV3_pseudomolecules_assembly, whole genome shotgun sequence:
- the LOC123444669 gene encoding probable arabinosyltransferase ARAD1, with product MAGKQFPSLAHGRPGSSRCLLAVGALLVFSAVYFLLLSPSPPRPITSPPSNPSTTTTSFVASLDSFLDSPHRPAASPAAPGDLNAAIRRAEEARLYGDPRGAWPSAPAPLRVYVYEMPRKFTYDLLRLFRDSYRDTTNLTSNGSPVHRLIEQHSIDYWLWADLIAPESQRLLKNVIRVERQEEADIFYVPFFTTISYFLLEKQECKALYREALKWVTDQPAWQRSEGRDHVIPVHHPWSFKSVRRFVKKAIWLLPDMDSTGNWYKPGQVYLEKDVILPYVPNVDLCDYKCVSETQSKRSTLLFFRGRLKRNAGGKIRSKLVTELQNIEDIIIEEGSAGAKGKVAAQTGMRKSLFCLNPAGDTPSSARLFDAIVSGCIPVIISDELELPFEGILDYSKIALFVSSTDAVQPGWLVKYLRGIDGKRVREMQSNLLKYSRHFLYSSPAQPLGPEDLTWRMIAGKLVNIKVHIQRSRRVVRESRSVCTCECRVGNTTRML from the exons ATGGCGGGGAAGCAGTTCCCCTCCCTCGCGCACGGGCGCCCCGGCTCCTCCCGCTGCCTGCTCGCCGTCGGCGCCCTCCTCGTCTTCTCCGCCGtctacttcctcctcctctccccctcgccgccgcgccCCATAACCAGCCCGCCCTCCAAccctagcaccaccaccacctccttcgtCGCCTCACTCGACAGCTTCCTCGACTCCCCCCACcgccccgccgcctcccccgcggCCCCCGGGGACCTCAACGCCGCGATCCGGAGGGCGGAGGAGGCCCGGCTGTACGGGGACCCCCGGGGCGCGTGGCCGTCGGCGCCCGCGCCGCTCAGGGTCTACGTGTACGAGATGCCTCGCAAGTTTACCTACGATCTGCTCAGGCTCTTCAGGGACTCGTACCGCGACACCACCAACCTCACCTCCAACGGGAGCCCCGTGCACAGGCTCATCGAGCAG CATTCTATTGACTACTGGCTGTGGGCTGATCTAATTGCTCCTGAATCACAAAGACTTCTGAAGAATGTTATCAGGGTTGAGCGGCAAGAAGAAGCAGACATTTTCTACGTTCCATTTTTCACAACAATCAGTTACTTCTTGCTGGAGAAACAAGAATGCAAGGCACTTTATAGG GAAGCTTTGAAGTGGGTGACTGATCAACCTGCTTGGCAACGTTCAGAAGGCAGAGATCATgttattcctgttcatcacccatggTCTTTTAAGTCAGTCCGAAGATTTGTTAAGAAAGCAATATGGCTTCTACCTGATATGGATTCTACTGGGAACTG GTATAAACCTGGGCAAGTTTATCTTGAAAAGGATGTTATCCTTCCATATGTCCCAAATGTTGACCTTTGTGATTATAAGTGTGTGTCAGAAACTCAATCTAAAAGAAGTACATTGCTGTTCTTCCGAGGAAGACTTAAAAGAAATGCT GGTGGGAAGATACGCAGTAAACTTGTGACAGAATTACAAAACATAGAAGACATAATCATAGAAGAAGGGTCTGCTGGGGCTAAGGGGAAAGTAGCAGCTCAGACTGGCATGCGCAAGTCTCTCTTTTGCTTGAATCCTGCTGGGGATACTCCATCTTCTGCTCGCCTGTTTGATGCAATTGTTAGTGGATGTATCCCAGTTATAATCAGCGATGAGCTAGAGCTCCCTTTTGAAGGAATACTTGACTACAGTAAG ATAGCATTGTTTGTTTCATCAACTGATGCTGTGCAACCTGGCTGGCTGGTGAAGTACCTAAGAGGCATCGATGGCAAAAGAGTCAGGGAGATGCAATCCAATCTTCTCAag TACTCGAGGCATTTTCTTTATTCGAGTCCTGCTCAGCCccttggaccagaagaccttaCATGGAGAATG ATTGCTGGCAAGCTGGTGAACATCAAGGTGCATATTCAGCGGTCGCGGCGCGTGGTCAGAGAATCAAGAAGCGTATGCACATGTGAGTGTAGGGTCGGGAATACTACGAGGATGCTCTGA
- the LOC123441960 gene encoding NAC domain-containing protein 2-like codes for MEASTSSQQPGEAALAALYPYLAAPGVRFVPTEQELILCYLRRRLRGEKPPTELVRDADVYAVHPQLLTDELGPSEGGYWYVFTQRNRKYARGGRPSRSTGDMGRWKSVGKITDVTYGKDKAKIGYKNSLAYEVFVYDDGGGGDSKSKSKKKRVEKTDWKMTEYVDAGSNRPISSDPNNFMLLNEWVLCKISRKPDKKKKKKKNGEEEEEEDEEEEGEGEQDSSLMLVDEQPMDTSPDPNPSQVPAGLLQYVANWSDSTVDSQVEGSGSGSGSGSGSGAGLQQAADNDPFGVYDLGPLPESCLGHAFRHDRWPNYYQEYTDTDSSGGRLRTPSDPDPMETPLGLPAAYHADFFADPPSSAADGLEQHAKVAILKRKEHAKSSGDDAGNKGSAAAKKSSGPAK; via the exons ATGGAAGCGTCAACGTCGTCGCAGCAGCCCGGCGAGGCAGCCTTGGCGGCGCTGTACCCGTACCTGGCTGCTCCCGGCGTCCGGTTCGTCCCGACCGAGCAGGAGCTCATCCTCTGCTACCTCCGGCGCAGGCTTCGCGGCGAGAAGCCCCCGACAGAGCTCGTGCGCGACGCCGACGTGTACGCGGTGCACCCGCAGCTGCTGA CGGATGAGCTGGGCCCGAGCGAGGGGGGCTACTGGTACGTGTTCACGCAGAGGAACCGCAAGTACGCCAGGGGGGGCCGGCCGAGCCGGAGCACCGGCGACATGGGCCGCTGGAAGTCGGTGggcaagatcacggacgtcacgtacgggaaggacaaggcgaagatcGGGTACAAGAACTCGCTGGCGTACGAGGTGTTCGtctacgacgacggcggcggcggcgactccaagtccaagtccaagaagaagcgGGTAGAGAAGACGGACTGGAAGATGACCGAGTACGTCGACGCCGGCTCCAACCGGCCCATCTCGTCCGACCCCAACAACTTCATGCTG CTCAACGAGTGGGTGCTGTgcaagatatcacgcaagccggataagaagaagaagaagaagaagaacggggaggaggaggaggaggaggatgaggaggaggaaggggagggggagCAGGATTCGTCACTGATGCTCGTGGACGAGCAGCCGATGGACACCAGCCCCGACCCCAACCCGTCGCAGGTGCCCGCCGGCCTCTTACAGTACGTCGCCAACTGGTCGGACAGCACCGTCGACAGCCAGGTCGAAGGatccggctccggctccggctccggctccggctccggtGCCGGTCTCCAGCAGGCTGCTGACAACGACCCGTTTGGGGTTTATGATCTGGGGCCCTTGCCTGAGAGCTGTTTAGGCCATGCCTTCAGGCATGATCGATGGCCCAACTATTATCAAGAGTACACCGATACTGATTCGTCCGGCGGCCGGCTCCGAACTCCCAGCGACCCTGACCCCATGGAGACCCCGCTGGGACTACCAGCTGCTTATCATGCGGATTTCTTCGCTGATCCTCCATCCTCCGCCGCCGACGGTCTTGAACAACACGCCAAGGTGGCGATTCTCAAGAGAAAAGAGCACGCCAAGTCGAGCGGTGACGACGCTGGGAACAAGGGCAGCGCGGCAGCAAAGAAGAGCTCCGGGCCTGCAAAATAA